The following are encoded in a window of Eriocheir sinensis breed Jianghai 21 chromosome 35, ASM2467909v1, whole genome shotgun sequence genomic DNA:
- the LOC127007543 gene encoding serine/arginine repetitive matrix protein 1-like produces MTTCLARLSLDTSLPAFITNISGPLPQRLERYLPGEEVNKLWKHSWTIKSLRSRTKAPSLRGRENPVTISDTSQEIINHQRHTTPSRVHTHDSRGSRSRHKKSRNEKQEAQKTKKPRRKKPRRKKPRSKKPRSKKPRSKKPRRKKPRSKKPRRKKPRSKKPRRKKPRSKKPRRKKPRSKKPRRKKPRSKKPRSKKPRSKKPRRKKPRSKKPRSKKPRRKKPRSKKPRSKKPRSKKPRSKKPRSKKPRSKKPRRKKPRRKKPRSKKPRRNKPRSKKPRSKKPRRKKPRRKKPRSKKPRSKKPRSKKPRRKKPRRKKPRRKKPRRKKPRSKKPRRKKPRSKKPRSKKPRRKKPRRKKPRSKKPRSKKPRSKKPRSKKPRRKKPRRKKPRSKKPRSKKPRRKKPRRKKPRRKKPRSKKPRRKKPRRKKPRRKKPRRKKPRSKKPRSKKPRRKKPRRKKPRRKKPRRKKPRRKKPRRKKEEDA; encoded by the exons ATGACGACGTGCCTCGCGAGGCTGTCCCTCGACACCAGCCTCCCGGCCTTTATCACCAACATCAGCGGCCCACTCCCACAGCGACTTGAGCGCTATCTCCCCGGGGAAGAAGTGAATAAATTATGGAAACACTCTTGGACCATCAAGTCCCTTCGCTCTAGAACTAAAGCTCCGTCCCTTCGCGGCCGGGAAAATCCAG TGACTATTAGTGACACCTCCCAAGAAATTATAAATCATCAGCGACACACTACACCGAG CAGAGTTCACACTCACGACAGCAGAGGCAGCCGCAGCAGACACAAGAAGTCAAGAAACGAGAAGCAAGAAGCTCAAAAAACTAAGAAACCAAGACGCAAGAAACCAAGACGCAAGAAACCAAGAAGCAAGAAACCAAGAAGCAAGAAACCAAGAAGCAAGAAACCAAGACGCAAGAAACCAAGAAGCAAGAAACCAAGACGCAAGAAACCAAGAAGCAAGAAACCAAGACGCAAGAAACCAAGAAGCAAGAAACCAAGACGCAAGAAACCAAGAAGCAAGAAACCAAGACGCAAGAAACCAAGAAGCAAGAAACCAAGAAGCAAGAAACCAAGAAGCAAGAAACCAAGACGCAAGAAACCAAGAAGCAAGAAACCAAGAAGCAAGAAACCAAGACGCAAGAAACCAAGAAGCAAGAAACCAAGGAGCAAGAAACCAAGAAGCAAGAAACCAAGAAGCAAGAAACCAAGGAGCAAGAAACCAAGAAGCAAGAAACCAAGACGCAAGAAACCAAGACGCAAGAAACCAAGAAGCAAGAAACCAAGACGCAACAAACCAAGAAGCAAGAAACCAAGAAGCAAGAAACCAAGACGCAAGAAACCAAGACGCAAGAAACCAAGAAGCAAGAAACCAAGAAGCAAGAAACCAAGAAGCAAGAAACCAAGACGCAAGAAACCAAGACGCAAGAAACCAAGACGCAAGAAACCAAGACGCAAGAAACCAAGGAGCAAGAAACCAAGACGCAAGAAACCAAGGAGCAAGAAACCAAGAAGCAAGAAACCAAGACGCAAGAAACCAAGACGCAAGAAACCAAGGAGCAAGAAACCAAGAAGCAAGAAACCAAGAAGCAAGAAACCAAGAAGCAAGAAACCAAGACGCAAGAAACCAAGACGCAAGAAACCAAGAAGCAAGAAACCAAGAAGCAAGAAACCAAGACGCAAGAAACCAAGACGCAAGAAACCAAGACGCAAGAAACCAAGGAGCAAGAAACCAAGACGCAAGAAACCAAGACGCAAGAAACCAAGACGCAAGAAACCAAGACGCAAGAAACCAAGAAGCAAGAAACCAAGAAGCAAGAAACCAAGACGCAAGAAACCAAGACGCAAGAAACCAAGACGCAAGAAACCAAGACGCAAGAAACCAAGACGCAAGAAACCAAGAcgcaagaaagaagaagacgcgTGA